In a genomic window of Arvicanthis niloticus isolate mArvNil1 chromosome 8, mArvNil1.pat.X, whole genome shotgun sequence:
- the Il15ra gene encoding interleukin-15 receptor subunit alpha isoform X5: MPGSRLTPFQPTSAGTTETGSHKSSRAPSLAATMTLEPTASTSLRITEISPHSSKMTKVAVSTSVLLVGAGVVVVFLAWYIKSRQTSQPSPVQVETMETVPMTVRTSTKENEDTGA, from the exons ATGCCTGGATCCAGGCTGACACCATTCCAACCAACTTCTGCAGGAACTACAGAGACAGGCAGTCACAAGTCCTCCCGAGCCCCATCTCTTGCAGCAACAATGACCTTGGAGCCTACAGCCTCCACCTCCCTCAGGATAACAG AGATTTCTCCACACAGTTCCAAAATGACAAAAG TGGCTGTGTCTACATCGGTCCTCTTGGTTGGCGCAGGGGTTGTGGTGGTTTTCCTGGCCTGGTACATCAAATCAAG GCAAACTTCTCAGCCATCTCCTGTTCAGGTGGAAACCATGGAAACGGTACCGATGACTGTGAGGACCAGCACCAAGGAGAATGAAGACACTGGAGCCTAA